Proteins encoded in a region of the Podarcis muralis chromosome 4, rPodMur119.hap1.1, whole genome shotgun sequence genome:
- the SLC25A6 gene encoding ADP/ATP translocase 3 yields the protein MADQALSFAKDFLAGGVAAAISKTAVAPIERVKLLLQVQHASQQIAADKQYKGIIDCVVRIPKEQGMLSFWRGNFANVIRYFPTQALNFAFKDKYKQVFLGGVDKHTQFWRYFAGNLASGGAAGATSLCFVYPLDFARTRLAADVGKAGAEREFKGLGDCLVKIFRSDGLRGLYQGFNVSVQGIIIYRAAYFGIYDTAKGMLPDPRNTHIFISWMIAQSVTAVAGVVSYPFDTVRRRMMMQSGRKAADIMYSGTIDCWKKIAKDEGGKAFFKGAWSNVLRGMGGAFVLVLYDEFKKVI from the exons atgGCAGACCAGGCCCTCTCCTTCGCCAAGGACTTCCTGGcaggcggcgtggcggcagccaTCAGCAAGACGGCCGTGGCGCCCATCGAGCGGGTCAAGCTGCTGCTTCAG GTACAACATGCAAGTCAACAGATTGCTGCTGATAAGCAGTACAAAGGAATCATTGATTGTGTTGTCCGCATTCCTAAAGAGCAAGGAATGCTGTCCTTTTGGCGTGGGAATTTTGCCAATGTCATCAGATATTTCCCAACTCAGGCGCTCAACTTTGCCTTCAAGGATAAGTATAAGCAAGTATTCTTAGGCGGAGTAGACAAGCACACACAGTTCTGGAGATATTTTGCTGGTAACCTGGCCTCTGGTGGTGCAGCTGGAGCAACCTCCCTCTGCTTTGTCTATCCTTTGGATTTTGCAAGAACCCGACTGGCTGCTGATGTTGGAAAAGCTGGCGCTGAAAGAGAATTCAAAGGCCTGGGGGACTGCCTAGTCAAAATCTTCAGGTCTGATGGTCTGCGGGGCTTATATCAAGGGTTCAATGTCTCTGTCCAGGGAATAATCATCTATAGAGCTGCCTACTTTGGGATCTATGACACAGCAAAAG GTATGCTCCCAGATCCTAGAAACACTCACATTTTTATAAGCTGGATGATTGCACAATCAGTGACTGCAGTAGCTGGTGTGGTTTCCTATCCATTTGATACAGTGCGACGTCGAATGATGATGCAGTCTGGACGTAAAGCAG CTGACATCATGTACTCTGGAACAATTGACTGTTGGAAAAAGATTGCCAAAGATGAAGGTGGAAAGGCTTTCTTCAAGGGTGCATGGTCTAATGTTCTTCGAGGCATGGGTGGTGCTTTTGTGCTTGTGTTGTATGATGAGTTCAAGAAAGTCATCTAA
- the LOC114596328 gene encoding interleukin-5 receptor subunit alpha-like isoform X2 — MNCTWDTGRNVPKDVQYFLYLIYHKNDGEETECPQYKNNKLGRHVGCHFPNIKVPGNHITLRVNGSSEESLVQPLDQQFWPFDHEKLTPPADITWNCHEQPWGCKVQWKPPPCAFKDNADYCFKYEIKDEIRGQISTLTTGQTHQNYTVRGKYSLRLRAAGQYCPIGTQWSDWSKPIVFGTDPNPFPTELLIFVVLGTVITILLLILIWKRFHIWRCLTFPVPQPKDVLWQYENVKTWVDLMPAADEKITVVEEMNCELQKQ; from the exons ATGAATTGCACTTGGGATACTGGCAGGAATGTTCCTAAAGACGTCCAGTATTTTCTATACTTGATATATCA CAAAAATGATGGCGAAGAGACAGAATGCCCCCAgtacaaaaataataaacttGGAAGACATGTTGGGTGCCATTTTCCTAATATAAAAGTTCCTGGGAATCATATTACCCTCAGAGTGAATGGATCAAGCGAAGAATCACTGGTTCAGCCTTTGGATCAGCAATTCTGGCCTTTTGATCATG AAAAACTTACTCCACCAGCAGATATCACTTGGAATTGTCATGAACAGCCGTGGGGATGCAAAGTACAATGGAAACCCCCTCCCTGTGCCTTTAAAGATAACGCAGACTACTGCTTTAAGTACGAAATAAAG GATGAAATCAGAGGCCAAATTTCAACC TTAACAACAGGACAAACCCACCAAAATTACACGGTACGTGGGAAATACTCATTGAGGCTCCGTGCAGCTGGACAGTATTGTCCCATTGGGACACAGTGGAGTGACTGGAGTAAACCAATTGTGTTTG GTACTGACCCCAATCCATTTCCTACAGAATTATTAATATTTGTAGTACTTGGGACCGTCATAACAATCTTGCTCCTGATTTTGATCTGGAAAAG ATTCCACATATGGAGATGCCTAACTTTTCCAGTTCCACAACCAAAAGATGTTCTTTGGCAATATGAGAATGTG AAAACATGGGTGGACCTGATGCCAGCAGCAGATGAAAAAATAACAGTGGTTGAAGAAATGAATTGCGAATTGCAAAAACAATGA
- the LOC114596328 gene encoding interleukin-5 receptor subunit alpha-like isoform X1 → MVPNIGFVHMSCLTVFCSVFFITFANNQGQNGTSAENLSCVIYTVRVTSMNCTWDTGRNVPKDVQYFLYLIYHKNDGEETECPQYKNNKLGRHVGCHFPNIKVPGNHITLRVNGSSEESLVQPLDQQFWPFDHEKLTPPADITWNCHEQPWGCKVQWKPPPCAFKDNADYCFKYEIKDEIRGQISTLTTGQTHQNYTVRGKYSLRLRAAGQYCPIGTQWSDWSKPIVFGTDPNPFPTELLIFVVLGTVITILLLILIWKRFHIWRCLTFPVPQPKDVLWQYENVKTWVDLMPAADEKITVVEEMNCELQKQ, encoded by the exons ATGGTGCCCAATATAGGATTTGTTCACATGAGTTGCCTCACAGTGTTCTGCTCTGTTTTCTTTATTACTTTTGCGAATAATCAGG GACAAAATGGGACATCAGCTGAAAATTTATCCTGTGTCATTTACACAGTTCGTGTTACCTCAATGAATTGCACTTGGGATACTGGCAGGAATGTTCCTAAAGACGTCCAGTATTTTCTATACTTGATATATCA CAAAAATGATGGCGAAGAGACAGAATGCCCCCAgtacaaaaataataaacttGGAAGACATGTTGGGTGCCATTTTCCTAATATAAAAGTTCCTGGGAATCATATTACCCTCAGAGTGAATGGATCAAGCGAAGAATCACTGGTTCAGCCTTTGGATCAGCAATTCTGGCCTTTTGATCATG AAAAACTTACTCCACCAGCAGATATCACTTGGAATTGTCATGAACAGCCGTGGGGATGCAAAGTACAATGGAAACCCCCTCCCTGTGCCTTTAAAGATAACGCAGACTACTGCTTTAAGTACGAAATAAAG GATGAAATCAGAGGCCAAATTTCAACC TTAACAACAGGACAAACCCACCAAAATTACACGGTACGTGGGAAATACTCATTGAGGCTCCGTGCAGCTGGACAGTATTGTCCCATTGGGACACAGTGGAGTGACTGGAGTAAACCAATTGTGTTTG GTACTGACCCCAATCCATTTCCTACAGAATTATTAATATTTGTAGTACTTGGGACCGTCATAACAATCTTGCTCCTGATTTTGATCTGGAAAAG ATTCCACATATGGAGATGCCTAACTTTTCCAGTTCCACAACCAAAAGATGTTCTTTGGCAATATGAGAATGTG AAAACATGGGTGGACCTGATGCCAGCAGCAGATGAAAAAATAACAGTGGTTGAAGAAATGAATTGCGAATTGCAAAAACAATGA